GGAGACCGGAATCTATTACGAATCAAAGAAAGAAGACTACCTCAAGGCGCGTGTGCTCAAAAGGACGAAAGAGACCGGAGCAAGGACTTTTCAGGAGTACTACCACAACCTGGTTTTCGGGCGTAAAGACGGAGAGGTCCTCTCCCTCATCGAAGAATTGACGGTTAACGAAACATACTTTTTCAGGGATTTCCCCCAACTCCAAGGATTTGCCGAAGTGGTGCTTCCAATATATCTTGAAAAGAAACGTTCAGCCGGGCAATTCACCCTCAAGATCTGGTCCGCTGCATGTTCAACGGGCGAGGAACCCTATACCCTCTCGATTATCCTCCGCGAGATGATAGAAGATTATGACCTGTGGGATCTCCGGATCGATGCCACGGACATCGACCGCCGCGTCCTCCGGCAGGCGCGGCTGGGCTTATACGGAGACAGGTCCATGAAAGACACCCCGGTACCTTACAGAACGAAATATTTTCAAAAGACATCAGATGGATGGCGGATCCTCCCGT
This sequence is a window from Deltaproteobacteria bacterium. Protein-coding genes within it:
- a CDS encoding protein-glutamate O-methyltransferase CheR, producing the protein MRGNDEITWSDLCKVRDLIFKETGIYYESKKEDYLKARVLKRTKETGARTFQEYYHNLVFGRKDGEVLSLIEELTVNETYFFRDFPQLQGFAEVVLPIYLEKKRSAGQFTLKIWSAACSTGEEPYTLSIILREMIEDYDLWDLRIDATDIDRRVLRQARLGLYGDRSMKDTPVPYRTKYFQKTSDGWRILPSVKKCVTFEQLNLADRSIMRRKKGYDFIFCRNVLIYFNDVSRKRVVANLYDALLPGGYIFLGHSESIGRITAAFVLERMGDFLCYRKP